The genome window GCAGCTTGGTTTCATCCTGAATGGCTTCTGCCAGCGAGCGGCTGTCGGAGGTCAGCGGATGTCGTCGGCGGGTTTCCGAGAAACGCTTGAGCAAGGTGTCATCATCGCTGTCCAGATAGACCACGTCACACTGGATATGCCGGCTACGCACTTCAGCCAGCAGTTCAGGGAATCGTTCGAGTTGACTGGGCAGGTTGCGGGCGTCGATCGACACCGCGACCTGGGGTTGCATAAGGTCAATATTCAGCAGCGCGCGTTCTGCCAGATCGGTAAGCAGACCGGCCGGCAGATTGTCGATGCAGTAGAAGCCACTGTCTTCGAGTACGTCCAGAGCGGTGCTTTTCCCCGAGCCGGAACGGCCGCTTACGATGACCAGACGCATGGATGAGCTCCCTATTGAGTGCTTTGTGCATCCAGAACCAGCTGGAAAAGCCGGTCACTGCTCTGGGCCTGGCGCAGGCTCTCGCGAACCTCGCTACGGTTAAGCATGCTGGCTATCTGTCGCAGCAGTTCAAGGTGTGCGTCCGTCGCTTCCTCGGGAACCAGCAAGACAAACAGCAGGTCTACCGGCGCTCCGTCGATGGCGTCGAAGTCGACTGCGCTTTCCAGATGCAGAACGGCACAAATCGGCGTGTTGCAGCCGGCCAGCCGGCAGTGCGGTATGGCAATGCCATTGCCGAAACCGGTTGAGCCGAGTTTTTCGCGCGCAATCAGGCTTTCGAAAATGCTCTGGCTATCCAGATCGGGAAGTTCGCGCACAACCAGACTGGCAATCTGCTCGAGAACGCGTTTTTTGCTGCCACCCGGCACGTTAACCAGACAACGGCCGGGGGTCAGGATTTGCTCAATTAGGATCATGGGGGATGGGTACGTGATTATCGGGTGGTGACGCCGTGCTTGTGGTCAAGCTGCTTTTCTTTGTGCTTGATCAGCTGGCGATCCAGTTTGTCGGTCAGCAGGTCAATGGCTGCGTACATGTCTTCATGCTCGGCATTGGCGACTACTTCACGACCTGCCACATGCAGGGTAGCTTCAACCTGTTGTTTGAGCTTCTCGACCTGCATGATTACTTGTACGTTGGTGATTTTGTCGAAATGGCGTTCAAGTTTGCCAAGTTTTTCACCGACATATTCACGCATGGCGTCGGTTACATCCAGCTGATGTCCACTGATGTTCACTTGCATACTGCATTCTCCTTGTTGCCGTGTATGAGCGACAGGTTACTGCACCTGTCACCGGGACACTGTTGTTGCGGATCAAGCCTTTTTACATTAAGCGTTTGCGTTCACTGGAGGAGGCAATGCCGAGGGATTCCCGATATTTGGCAACGGTCCGGCGTGCTACCTGGATGCCTTGTGCCTCAAGTAGACCTGCAATTTTGCTGTCACTCAACGGCTTTTTCTGACTTTCCGCAGCTACCAGCTTCTTGATTATGGCGCGGATTGCCGTGGACGAGCATTCGCCGCCCTCAGCCGTGCTTACGTGGCTTGAGAAAAAGTATTTCAGCTCATAAATGCCCCGCGGGGTGTGCATGAACTTTTGCGTGGTGACACGGGAAATGGTCGATTCGTGCATGCCAACGGCTTCGGCTATGTCATGCAGGATCAGCGGTTTCATGGCTTCAGCACCGTACTCGAGAAAGCCGCGCTGGTGCTCGACAATCTGCGTGGCAACCTTGAGCAGGGTTTCATTGCGACTGAGCAGGCTTTTGATGAACCAGCGGGCTTCCTGTAACTGGTTGCGCATAAAGGTATTGTCCGAGCTGGCGTCGGCGCGGCGAACAAAGCTGGCGTACTGCGGGTTTACCCGCAGGCGGGGCACGGACTCCTGGTTGAGTTCGACCAGCCAGCGGCCATTGTGCTTGTGTACCAGTACATCGGGGATCACATATTCCGCTTCAGTGGATTCGATCTGCGAGCCTGGCCGCGGATTGAGGCTTTGAATCAGGGCAATGATCGGCCGCAGGTCGCCTTCCTTGATCTTCATCCTGCGCATCAACTGGGTGTAGTCACGATTGCCGAGCAGTGCGAGAAAATCACTGACCAGACGCTGCGCCTCGCTGCGCCAGGGCATTGTCTCGGGCAACTGGCGCAACTGGATCAGCAGGCATTCGCGCAGGTCCCGCGAGCCGCAACCAACCGGATCAAAAAGCTGAATTCGGTGCAGGACGGCTTCCAGTTCATCCAGTTCGATGTCGAGTTCCGGGTCGAAAGCCTGCAGGATTTCCTCGAGTGATTCTTCCAGATAGCCATCGTTGCTGATGCAGTCGACCAGCGTTACGGCAATCAACTGGTCGGTTTCTGACATCTGGGTCAGATTGAGCTGCCAGAGCAGATGGCTTTGCAGGCTTTCACCGGCAGAGGTCCGCGCGGTGAAATCCCATTCTTCAGAGTCGTTGCTGGGCAGGCTGCTGGCGCTGGTCTGGTAAATGTCCTCCCAGGCAGTATCTACCGGCAGTTCGCCAGGAATACGCTCGGTCCATTCGCCCTCATCGAAGCGCTCGGTATTTTCCGTCGCGCTGTCGTAGCTGGCTTCCTGGCTGGGAGCAGTTGTGGCGGTTTCGGTGTTCTCGCCGTCGTCAGCCAGCGGATCGTCATTGTCGAAGTCCTCGCCTTCTTCCTGACGCTCCAGCATGGGGTTGGAGTCGAGGGCCTCCTGAATTTCCTGCTGCAGATCCAGCGTCGAAAGCTGGAGCAACCGGATCGCCTGTTGCAGCTGCGGTGTCATCGTCAGCTGCTGGCCCATTTTTAGGACTAGCGAGTGTTTCATGACTTGGAAAAATTCACCTTTTTCAACTGGCGGATACCCGCCATCAGGTTCGGGGCGCCAAGGCCGTGGGACAGGGCAAAGTATATGCCGGCAGCCGGTTACTTTCCTCCGCGGTGCGGAGGCTCACGGGAGTGCCGGCGTCTATAGACGGAACTCTTGTCCGAGATAGACATCCTTGACCAGCTGATCGGCAAGAATGCTTTCTGCGTCACCTTCGGCGATCAGCTGGCCGTCGTTGACGATGTAGGCAATCTCGCAGATGTCCAGGGTGTCTCGGACATTGTGGTCGGTGATCAATACACCAATGCCCTTGGCTTTGAGGTGGTGAATGATCTGTTTGATGTCGCCTACCGAGATCGGATCGACACCGGCAAAAGGCTCATCCAGCAGTATGAACTTGGGCGAGGTAGCCAGCGCCCGGGCAATTTCCGCCCGCCGCCGCTCGCCTCCGGACAGACTCATGCCCAGAGTGTCGCGAATATGGTGAATGTGGAATTCTTCAAGCAGGTTTTCCAGTGCCAGTTGGCGGCCGGCGCGATCCAGATCCTTGCGCGTTTCAAGGATGCTCATGATGTTGTCGGCCACGCTCAGCTTGCGGAAGATCGAGGCTTCCTGGGGCAGATAGCCGACCCCGGCCCGTGCACGACCATGCATCGGCAGGTGGCTGATATTCAGGTCGTCAATCAATACCCGGCCCTGATCCGCCTGAACCAGGCCGACAATCATGTAAAAGCAGGTGGTTTTACCGGCACCGTTGGGTCCGAGCAGTCCGACGATCTGGCCGCTGTCGATTGACAGGCTGACATCGCGCACAACCTGGCGGCCCTTATAGCTTTTTGCCAGATGCTGGGCTTTCAGAGTAGCCATTACGGTGCCTTCTGTTCCGGTT of Pseudomonas pohangensis contains these proteins:
- the lptB gene encoding LPS export ABC transporter ATP-binding protein → MATLKAQHLAKSYKGRQVVRDVSLSIDSGQIVGLLGPNGAGKTTCFYMIVGLVQADQGRVLIDDLNISHLPMHGRARAGVGYLPQEASIFRKLSVADNIMSILETRKDLDRAGRQLALENLLEEFHIHHIRDTLGMSLSGGERRRAEIARALATSPKFILLDEPFAGVDPISVGDIKQIIHHLKAKGIGVLITDHNVRDTLDICEIAYIVNDGQLIAEGDAESILADQLVKDVYLGQEFRL
- the hpf gene encoding ribosome hibernation-promoting factor, HPF/YfiA family; translated protein: MQVNISGHQLDVTDAMREYVGEKLGKLERHFDKITNVQVIMQVEKLKQQVEATLHVAGREVVANAEHEDMYAAIDLLTDKLDRQLIKHKEKQLDHKHGVTTR
- a CDS encoding RNA polymerase factor sigma-54 yields the protein MKHSLVLKMGQQLTMTPQLQQAIRLLQLSTLDLQQEIQEALDSNPMLERQEEGEDFDNDDPLADDGENTETATTAPSQEASYDSATENTERFDEGEWTERIPGELPVDTAWEDIYQTSASSLPSNDSEEWDFTARTSAGESLQSHLLWQLNLTQMSETDQLIAVTLVDCISNDGYLEESLEEILQAFDPELDIELDELEAVLHRIQLFDPVGCGSRDLRECLLIQLRQLPETMPWRSEAQRLVSDFLALLGNRDYTQLMRRMKIKEGDLRPIIALIQSLNPRPGSQIESTEAEYVIPDVLVHKHNGRWLVELNQESVPRLRVNPQYASFVRRADASSDNTFMRNQLQEARWFIKSLLSRNETLLKVATQIVEHQRGFLEYGAEAMKPLILHDIAEAVGMHESTISRVTTQKFMHTPRGIYELKYFFSSHVSTAEGGECSSTAIRAIIKKLVAAESQKKPLSDSKIAGLLEAQGIQVARRTVAKYRESLGIASSSERKRLM
- the ptsN gene encoding PTS IIA-like nitrogen regulatory protein PtsN, which gives rise to MILIEQILTPGRCLVNVPGGSKKRVLEQIASLVVRELPDLDSQSIFESLIAREKLGSTGFGNGIAIPHCRLAGCNTPICAVLHLESAVDFDAIDGAPVDLLFVLLVPEEATDAHLELLRQIASMLNRSEVRESLRQAQSSDRLFQLVLDAQSTQ